One window from the genome of Elaeis guineensis isolate ETL-2024a chromosome 5, EG11, whole genome shotgun sequence encodes:
- the LOC105046181 gene encoding uncharacterized protein, which translates to MASDGVQIQIPKLTKENFGNWCIQMKSLFGSQDLWEIVNDGYTEPTPDQERGYNQNQKEVLRVTRRRDKKALFQLYQALDEVTFERIAEATSAKQAWDTLSIIFKEEEKVKRIRLQQLRGEFEVATMKETENIFNYFSRILVIVNQLKRNGEKIDDVRVVEKILRSLTPRFEHIVVAIEEANDVDTLSINALMGKLQVHEQKKQNKIEAVNTEQILPSKVDAKDQKGNDQGQSQAF; encoded by the coding sequence ATGGCTAGTGATGGTGTGCAAATACAAATCCCAAAGCTTACTAAGGAGAATTTTGGGAATTGGTGTATCCAGATGAAGTCATTGTTTGGCTCACAAGATCTATGGGAGATCGTTAATGATGGCTATACCGAGCCTACACCAGATCAAGAGAGAGGGTACAATCAAAATCAAAAGGAAGTTTTGAGGGTTACAAGGAGGAGAGACAAGAAAGCTTTGTTTCAATTGTATCAAGCCTTGGATGAGGTGACATTTGAAAGAATTGCTGAGGCAACTTCTGCAAAGCAAGCATGGGATACTCTTTCCATCAtatttaaagaagaagaaaaagtgaagCGAATCCGACTACAACAACTACGGGGAGAATTTGAAGTCGCCACCATGAAGGAGACGGAGAATATCTTCAACTACTTTTCTCGGATATTGGTTATCGTAAACCAATTGAAGAGGAATGGAGAGAAGATAGATGATGTTCGAGTGGTGGAGAAGATACTTCGATCTTTGACACCGAGGTTTGAGCATATTGTTGTCGCTATTGAAGAAGCTAATGATGTGGATACTCTATCCATCAATGCGTTGATGGGTAAACTTCAAGTCCATGAACAAAAGAAGCAAAATAAAATTGAAGCAGTTAATACAGAGCAAATACTTCCATCAAAGGTGGACGCCAAAGATCAAAAAGGAAATGATCAAGGGCAATCTCAAGCATTTTGA